The following coding sequences lie in one Arthrobacter sp. SLBN-122 genomic window:
- a CDS encoding ATP-binding protein produces MPPLPNPFRPTAGATPPELIGRQGMLDEFEYGLRLGSGAPGLLTIITGARGIGKTALLSEAQEKARQQGWIVISETATPGFLGRIGETMRLHLEELGPGPAARRITALGVAGFTVTTQLPPERQVDWRRLGEQLLNVLAETKTGLLFTVDEIHSADRTELSQLAADVQHFIRDGLPIGLIFAGLPAAVSDLLNEGVATFLRRAERIDLHAATISEVERSYEETFRRAGIRVNKEQIRRAAEATGGYPFLIQLIGYQLWRQAEINDLTLEAENVTQAIAAASRRHEMTVIEAALSTASEKDKDFLRAMAEDDGAVAAGDIGKRLNAKSNVVANYRARLIAAGLIEAPGYGKVDFAIPGLREYLRKSRHT; encoded by the coding sequence ATGCCCCCGCTGCCCAATCCCTTCCGCCCCACGGCGGGGGCCACTCCCCCGGAACTCATCGGACGCCAGGGAATGCTCGACGAGTTCGAGTACGGCCTTCGGCTCGGTTCGGGCGCCCCAGGATTGCTGACTATCATCACCGGCGCCCGCGGCATCGGCAAGACAGCGCTGCTCAGCGAGGCTCAAGAAAAAGCCCGCCAGCAAGGCTGGATCGTCATCTCCGAAACAGCCACGCCCGGCTTCCTCGGCCGGATCGGCGAGACGATGCGGCTTCATCTGGAGGAACTCGGCCCCGGCCCTGCCGCGCGCCGAATCACCGCCCTTGGCGTGGCCGGCTTCACGGTAACGACGCAACTGCCGCCCGAGCGGCAGGTAGATTGGCGCCGACTGGGCGAGCAACTCCTAAACGTGCTCGCGGAGACGAAGACCGGGCTGCTTTTCACTGTTGATGAGATCCACTCAGCTGACCGCACGGAACTGTCCCAACTCGCCGCCGACGTCCAACACTTCATTCGCGACGGGCTGCCGATAGGCCTGATTTTCGCCGGGCTCCCGGCGGCGGTATCGGACCTGCTCAACGAAGGCGTTGCCACGTTCCTGCGCAGGGCCGAACGGATCGACCTGCATGCCGCGACCATTAGCGAAGTTGAACGCTCCTACGAAGAGACGTTCCGGCGGGCAGGAATCAGGGTCAATAAGGAGCAGATCCGGCGCGCAGCTGAGGCGACCGGGGGCTACCCCTTCCTGATCCAGCTCATCGGCTACCAGCTCTGGCGCCAAGCCGAGATCAACGACCTCACCTTGGAAGCGGAGAACGTCACCCAGGCCATCGCAGCAGCCAGTCGCCGTCATGAAATGACGGTAATAGAAGCAGCTCTTTCCACTGCCTCGGAGAAAGATAAGGACTTCCTCCGCGCCATGGCGGAAGACGATGGTGCTGTTGCCGCCGGGGACATCGGCAAGCGGCTCAACGCGAAAAGCAACGTCGTGGCCAACTACCGGGCCCGGCTCATCGCCGCTGGACTCATTGAGGCACCTGGGTACGGGAAGGTGGATTTCGCCATCCCAGGCCTTCGCGAATACCTCCGCAAAAGTCGACACACGTAG
- a CDS encoding NAD(P)-binding domain-containing protein: protein MTVFGIIGVGSIAAAIVTGLCEDVGEPPQVVLSPRSQARSSDLAARFRTVTIASTNQEVVDQSDVVVLCVLPHQAEEVLGELVFGENQGVVSAVAGVHLSVLQNLVFPAKDIARSIPAPAVATRSSITPIYPATEAARDLYDRLGGGMVLDDELAYESVSAASATVEAYFHYLGAIADWLVAHGVAATDARRYVAATFSDLSEEMDTPHVDFNTLARTHTTKEGLNEQFAKHLTSKGTFTAVGEGLDAVLARLSPN from the coding sequence GAGAACCCCCACAGGTAGTGCTGTCACCGCGCAGCCAGGCGCGTTCCAGTGATCTTGCCGCACGCTTCCGAACAGTCACGATTGCTTCAACCAACCAAGAAGTCGTGGACCAGAGCGACGTGGTCGTTTTGTGCGTACTGCCGCACCAAGCAGAGGAAGTGCTCGGGGAACTGGTATTTGGAGAAAACCAGGGAGTTGTCAGTGCCGTGGCCGGGGTGCACCTGTCCGTCCTGCAAAACCTGGTCTTCCCGGCCAAAGACATCGCACGAAGCATTCCGGCACCAGCCGTAGCCACACGGTCGAGCATTACACCGATCTACCCCGCCACGGAAGCTGCCCGCGACCTCTACGACAGACTTGGCGGAGGCATGGTGCTCGATGATGAGCTCGCATATGAATCAGTCTCTGCGGCATCGGCGACTGTCGAAGCCTACTTCCACTACCTTGGCGCCATCGCCGACTGGCTCGTTGCGCACGGAGTAGCCGCCACAGATGCCCGTCGATACGTCGCCGCCACGTTCAGCGACTTGTCCGAGGAAATGGACACGCCGCACGTCGATTTCAATACCCTGGCCCGCACGCACACGACAAAAGAAGGCCTCAACGAACAATTCGCAAAGCACCTCACCTCGAAAGGCACCTTCACAGCCGTGGGCGAAGGTCTCGATGCGGTTCTCGCACGCCTCTCACCCAACTGA